A single window of Leptospira semungkisensis DNA harbors:
- a CDS encoding RNA polymerase sigma factor, with translation MGSLDSIYRKERDKILAWVRSRVADPEEAEDLLQESFLAAVTELDSAGTIEYLLGYVYAVLRNKVGDWYRGKKISKYSFSDMEKEFSMDEVLLETGAGPEKEFYQNLLMDELAIAMEELPSEQRFAFISNVFEGKSFREISESTGIPEGTLSARKSYAKDFLAKRMKDLKVLFLEEF, from the coding sequence AGATAAGATACTCGCTTGGGTTCGCTCTAGAGTAGCGGATCCAGAAGAGGCTGAAGATCTTCTCCAAGAATCTTTTCTTGCCGCTGTCACCGAACTAGATTCGGCAGGAACGATAGAATACTTATTGGGTTATGTTTATGCAGTTCTTCGAAATAAAGTCGGAGATTGGTATAGAGGTAAGAAGATAAGCAAATATTCTTTCTCCGATATGGAGAAGGAGTTCTCGATGGACGAGGTCCTCTTGGAAACAGGTGCCGGTCCTGAAAAGGAATTCTATCAGAATTTGCTAATGGACGAACTTGCGATCGCGATGGAAGAACTTCCTTCCGAGCAAAGATTCGCTTTCATCAGCAATGTATTCGAGGGAAAATCCTTTCGAGAAATTTCGGAAAGCACCGGGATTCCCGAGGGAACTCTCTCCGCTCGCAAATCCTATGCTAAGGATTTTTTGGCGAAACGGATGAAGGATCTAAAAGTTCTCTTTCTGGAAGAATTCTAA
- a CDS encoding VOC family protein, whose protein sequence is MFVEVNHIGIVSRDPETSANFYREIFELSEKEESSRAIETLGIGKTNLAIYGEKKDTKATVLSSGCDFAFRVDSESFRRIEEKLFAQRMEYDVRKAERTLFLTFQDPDGYVLELICEED, encoded by the coding sequence ATGTTCGTTGAAGTGAATCATATTGGGATCGTTTCTCGCGACCCCGAAACAAGTGCAAATTTCTATCGCGAGATCTTCGAACTTTCCGAGAAAGAGGAGAGTTCGAGGGCAATCGAGACTTTAGGGATCGGAAAAACTAATCTCGCGATCTATGGTGAAAAGAAAGATACGAAAGCTACTGTTCTTTCTTCGGGCTGCGATTTTGCCTTTCGAGTAGATTCGGAAAGCTTTCGCAGAATCGAAGAAAAGCTATTCGCTCAAAGAATGGAATATGATGTTCGCAAGGCAGAAAGAACTCTCTTTCTCACATTCCAAGATCCGGACGGATACGTGCTCGAATTGATCTGCGAAGAGGATTGA